Proteins encoded within one genomic window of Geotalea daltonii FRC-32:
- the hpf gene encoding ribosome hibernation-promoting factor, HPF/YfiA family, whose protein sequence is MQITTTFRHMDPSDALKSYTEEKLERVKKYIDEPIVAQVFLTVEKIRHSADVTITAKGITIKAAEETNDMYAAVDAVVDKIERQLRRYKERIKAHKPATDSRERIVQKSIVEAESIEQQKEPVIIRTKTFSLKPMSVEEAVMQMDLLHKDFLVYTEAATESINVIYRRKDGNYGLIEPNKE, encoded by the coding sequence ATGCAAATTACCACGACATTCAGGCACATGGACCCGAGCGACGCCCTGAAAAGCTACACGGAAGAAAAACTGGAAAGGGTAAAAAAATATATCGATGAGCCGATTGTGGCCCAGGTATTTCTTACCGTGGAGAAGATCCGTCATTCAGCCGACGTGACCATCACCGCCAAGGGAATTACTATCAAAGCGGCGGAAGAGACCAATGACATGTACGCAGCTGTCGATGCCGTAGTCGACAAGATTGAGCGCCAGCTGCGCAGGTACAAGGAACGGATCAAGGCTCACAAACCTGCCACCGACAGCCGCGAAAGGATAGTTCAGAAAAGTATAGTCGAGGCTGAAAGCATTGAGCAACAGAAGGAACCGGTTATCATCAGGACCAAGACCTTTTCCCTCAAGCCAATGTCCGTGGAAGAAGCAGTAATGCAGATGGATCTTCTTCACAAGGACTTCCTTGTTTACACGGAAGCTGCCACTGAAAGCATCAATGTGATTTATCGTCGCAAGGATGGCAACTATGGTCTGATCGAGCCGAACAAAGAGTAA
- the lptC gene encoding LPS export ABC transporter periplasmic protein LptC, translating into MLRPKKIRLILAMAIVLAGVSLIATVMLKVEQRKPPAEKLDPLPDNVEMALQKVHYSEVKDGIKKWDLFADQALFDMKKEAFHLKGVRLVLVAETRIGDITLTADGADYYSKTKDVELSGNVVAKSDTGMHFSSATARFVGANALIRTDDPVRFTDGRIEVSGVGMELKTTTRDLKIKKGVTADIMNGHSK; encoded by the coding sequence ATGCTGAGACCGAAAAAGATCAGGCTTATCCTTGCCATGGCCATAGTTCTGGCCGGTGTTTCCCTGATAGCTACCGTCATGTTAAAGGTCGAGCAGAGAAAGCCGCCAGCTGAGAAGCTTGACCCTCTGCCCGATAATGTGGAGATGGCACTGCAGAAGGTTCATTACAGCGAGGTGAAGGATGGGATTAAAAAATGGGATCTTTTCGCCGACCAAGCCCTCTTTGATATGAAGAAAGAGGCCTTTCACCTTAAAGGTGTCCGCCTCGTACTTGTTGCAGAAACCAGAATCGGTGACATCACTCTCACTGCCGATGGGGCAGACTACTACAGCAAAACGAAGGATGTGGAATTGTCGGGAAATGTCGTAGCCAAAAGCGATACAGGCATGCATTTTTCTTCTGCAACAGCCAGGTTTGTCGGTGCCAATGCCTTGATAAGGACCGACGATCCGGTAAGATTCACGGACGGCAGAATAGAAGTCAGCGGTGTCGGCATGGAACTTAAAACGACGACACGGGATCTTAAGATAAAGAAGGGTGTAACTGCAGACATAATGAACGGGCACAGCAAGTGA
- a CDS encoding KdsC family phosphatase, with protein sequence MEETLTLTDRLKNIRLLLLDVDGVMTDGRIIFDSNGIESKFFNVKDGHGIKMVQRAGIEVGIISGRESQVVVNRAAELAIGIVYQKCLDKLTPYLKILEATGLDHSQVAFVGDDVIDIPVMRRAGFAAAPADAVAEVIPHAHFVTRNRGGWGAVREVCDLLLKEQGVWGEITDRYYK encoded by the coding sequence ATGGAAGAGACTCTTACCTTGACCGACAGGTTGAAAAACATCCGGCTGCTTCTTCTCGATGTGGACGGGGTGATGACCGATGGCCGCATCATTTTTGACTCCAATGGCATAGAGAGCAAATTCTTCAACGTCAAGGACGGTCACGGCATCAAAATGGTGCAGAGGGCGGGGATAGAGGTGGGTATCATTTCCGGGCGGGAATCGCAGGTTGTGGTCAACCGGGCGGCGGAGCTCGCTATCGGCATCGTTTATCAGAAGTGTCTGGACAAGCTGACACCGTATCTTAAGATACTGGAGGCGACCGGTCTGGACCATTCTCAGGTAGCTTTTGTCGGTGATGACGTGATTGATATCCCTGTTATGAGGCGGGCCGGTTTTGCTGCTGCACCTGCCGACGCCGTGGCGGAAGTTATTCCTCACGCCCATTTTGTGACTAGAAATCGAGGTGGCTGGGGCGCAGTTCGCGAGGTTTGTGATCTTCTTCTCAAGGAGCAGGGGGTATGGGGAGAGATAACGGACCGTTATTACAAATGA
- a CDS encoding HPr family phosphocarrier protein gives MLEQEFTIVNKLGLHARASALFVKTASRFTSEIRIEREGVEVNGKSIMGIMMLAAAKGSVIRVKAEGSDEVEVMETLGDLIRNGFGED, from the coding sequence ATGCTTGAGCAGGAATTTACCATAGTCAATAAGCTCGGTCTTCATGCCAGAGCTTCTGCGCTTTTCGTCAAGACTGCCAGCCGTTTTACTTCGGAGATCAGAATCGAACGGGAAGGTGTTGAGGTGAACGGCAAAAGTATCATGGGTATCATGATGCTGGCTGCTGCAAAAGGGAGCGTTATCCGGGTGAAAGCTGAGGGGAGCGACGAGGTTGAGGTCATGGAAACCCTTGGAGATCTCATAAGAAATGGTTTCGGCGAAGATTGA
- a CDS encoding PTS sugar transporter subunit IIA, whose amino-acid sequence MTITRFLLPEDIVADLMSRKKEEVLAELAARIELRQPEIGRAELLKILLERERLGSTGIGDGVAIPHGKVKNAKELMLVFGRSLAGVDFNSLDGRPAQLFFLLVAPDQAVGEHLKMLARISRILKDSTTRKRLLDAPDAATVYNVIKEQDSSY is encoded by the coding sequence ATGACCATTACAAGATTCCTTTTGCCTGAGGATATCGTCGCCGATCTCATGTCCAGGAAAAAGGAAGAAGTCCTGGCAGAACTGGCTGCTAGAATAGAATTGCGGCAGCCAGAGATCGGCCGGGCAGAGCTTCTCAAGATACTGCTTGAACGTGAAAGGCTTGGCAGCACCGGTATAGGAGATGGTGTTGCCATTCCTCACGGCAAGGTGAAAAATGCCAAAGAGCTGATGCTGGTGTTCGGTCGCAGCCTCGCCGGTGTCGATTTCAATTCCCTTGACGGCAGACCGGCACAGCTGTTTTTTCTTCTTGTCGCTCCCGACCAGGCTGTTGGCGAGCATCTGAAGATGCTGGCGCGTATTTCCAGAATCCTCAAAGATTCAACCACCCGCAAAAGGCTTCTGGACGCGCCGGATGCAGCCACCGTTTATAATGTAATCAAAGAACAGGACAGCAGCTATTGA
- the lptB gene encoding LPS export ABC transporter ATP-binding protein, with amino-acid sequence MATQSPENLLHSSDLKKSFNRRTVVNGVDLQVASGEVIGLLGPNGAGKTTTFYMMVGLCRPDSGKVFLNGEDITEEPMYVRARKGISYLPQEPSVFRKLTVEENLLAVLETMKLSKSQCRLRAEELLTEFRITHIGKSKGFALSGGERRRVEIARALATEPRFILLDEPFAGIDPIAVIDIQNIITALKGKGLGVLISDHNVRETLGVCDKAYILNAGEVLEFGDPIRIAESKKARELYLGEKFRL; translated from the coding sequence ATGGCAACTCAAAGCCCTGAAAACCTTTTGCATAGCAGTGACCTGAAAAAAAGCTTTAATCGCCGGACGGTTGTCAACGGCGTCGATCTTCAGGTGGCCTCAGGCGAAGTTATCGGCCTTCTCGGGCCAAACGGGGCCGGGAAAACGACCACTTTCTACATGATGGTTGGTCTGTGCCGGCCGGACAGTGGAAAGGTCTTCCTGAACGGTGAGGATATCACCGAGGAGCCGATGTATGTAAGGGCTCGTAAAGGAATCAGCTACCTGCCCCAGGAGCCTTCGGTTTTTCGTAAGCTGACAGTCGAGGAAAACCTGCTGGCTGTGCTGGAAACCATGAAGTTATCCAAAAGCCAGTGCCGATTGAGGGCCGAAGAACTGTTAACCGAGTTCCGCATCACGCATATCGGCAAAAGTAAAGGGTTTGCCCTTTCTGGTGGCGAACGGCGCAGGGTGGAAATAGCCAGGGCGCTTGCAACCGAACCTCGTTTCATATTGCTGGACGAGCCTTTTGCCGGAATCGATCCCATTGCCGTCATTGATATCCAGAACATAATAACTGCACTGAAGGGCAAGGGTTTGGGGGTACTTATCTCCGACCACAATGTGCGGGAGACCCTTGGAGTCTGTGACAAGGCATACATTCTTAATGCCGGTGAGGTGCTGGAATTTGGTGACCCGATCCGGATTGCGGAGAGCAAAAAAGCCCGTGAACTTTATCTTGGGGAAAAGTTCAGGCTTTGA
- the kdsA gene encoding 3-deoxy-8-phosphooctulonate synthase: protein MVKEISVGNIKIGGDRPLVLVAGPCVIENEAATLRCAERLMTICNGVSMPLIFKASYDKANRTSVNSFRGPGLKDGLKILKKVKESLGVPVLSDIHSIEQVEPAAEVLDVIQIPAFLCRQTDLVVAAAMSGRVINIKKGQFLAPWDMENVVGKAVSTGNDNVILTERGVSFGYNNLVSDMRSFPILRQTGYPVIFDATHSVQLPGGLGGSSGGQREFVEYLGRAAVATGIDGIFMEVHEDPEKALCDGPNSVKLDDLPALLKKLKAIDAIVK, encoded by the coding sequence ATGGTTAAGGAAATTTCGGTCGGCAATATAAAAATAGGTGGAGATCGCCCACTGGTGTTGGTGGCGGGCCCTTGCGTCATTGAAAACGAAGCGGCAACCCTGCGCTGTGCCGAGCGTCTCATGACCATCTGCAATGGTGTCTCCATGCCATTGATATTCAAGGCCTCATACGACAAGGCCAACCGCACCTCGGTAAACTCCTTTCGCGGTCCTGGCCTCAAGGATGGCCTGAAGATTCTGAAAAAGGTCAAGGAATCACTTGGCGTCCCTGTCCTTTCCGACATACATTCCATAGAACAGGTGGAGCCTGCCGCCGAGGTGCTTGATGTCATTCAGATCCCGGCTTTTCTCTGCCGCCAGACCGATCTGGTGGTGGCCGCGGCCATGAGCGGCCGTGTCATCAATATCAAAAAGGGACAGTTTCTGGCCCCCTGGGATATGGAAAACGTGGTGGGCAAGGCGGTTTCCACCGGCAATGACAACGTGATCCTTACCGAGAGGGGGGTCTCCTTCGGCTACAATAACCTGGTGTCGGACATGCGCAGTTTTCCCATTCTGAGGCAGACCGGCTACCCTGTCATTTTTGATGCGACCCATAGCGTGCAGTTGCCCGGTGGCCTTGGCGGTTCTTCAGGCGGTCAGCGGGAATTCGTCGAATATCTAGGGCGAGCGGCAGTTGCTACCGGCATAGACGGTATTTTCATGGAAGTACATGAGGATCCGGAAAAAGCGCTCTGTGACGGCCCGAATTCCGTGAAGCTGGATGATCTGCCTGCCTTGCTGAAAAAGCTGAAGGCCATCGATGCCATTGTCAAATAG
- a CDS encoding PTS sugar transporter subunit IIA produces MIGLLLVTHAGLAEELLAAAEMIVGKIELAETVGIKADAKVDGIMADIKGAIGKLSGKGVIIMTDMFGGTPSNVSLSFLEDDKVEVLTGVNLPMVIKFATERKRCGVSELAQKLKECGLESITVAGEYLKK; encoded by the coding sequence ATGATCGGATTATTGTTGGTTACCCATGCCGGCCTGGCAGAAGAACTGCTTGCGGCTGCGGAAATGATAGTGGGAAAGATTGAACTGGCAGAGACCGTAGGCATCAAGGCTGATGCCAAGGTGGACGGAATAATGGCTGACATCAAGGGAGCCATCGGCAAATTATCCGGAAAAGGGGTAATTATCATGACTGACATGTTTGGCGGTACCCCTTCAAACGTCAGCCTTTCTTTTCTGGAGGATGACAAGGTGGAGGTGCTGACTGGCGTCAACCTGCCCATGGTCATCAAATTTGCCACGGAACGAAAAAGATGCGGCGTGAGTGAACTGGCGCAAAAACTGAAGGAATGCGGCCTGGAGAGTATTACTGTGGCAGGTGAATATCTGAAGAAGTAG
- the rpoN gene encoding RNA polymerase factor sigma-54, translating to MAIEMRQQMKLSQQLVMTPQLQQAIKLLQLSRLELQDVVRQELEENPLLDEVPEAEETKEVEQLELSEKEPEPEVSVTEFQEVTAGAETREMDWESYLDGYNYSAGEQYYDDEERPSFENLLTKKSTLSDHLMWQLSLTRLSDEEMQVGTEIIGNIDEDGYFRASLAEVATVCGTNESAVETVLRRVQEFDPPGVAARDLGECLLLQVKVLGIGGSLVESLLTHHLKDLEARKYKQAARALGVDVNDVLTATRIIAGLDPKPGRMFGQDDVQYISADIFVYKIGEEYVVMLNDEGLPNLRINPLYYSEGKAGLNADAKAEEYINDKMRSALWLIKSIQQRQRTVYKVAKSLVKFQRDFLDRGIEHLRPLVLRDIAEDIGMHESTISRVTTNKYMQTPQGLYELKYFFNSGISTNEGDFIASESVKNKIREIVDAEDQRKPYSDQRLAELLAAHNINIARRTVTKYREMLRIGSSSERKRHF from the coding sequence ATGGCCATTGAAATGCGCCAACAGATGAAGCTGAGCCAGCAACTGGTGATGACTCCCCAGTTGCAACAGGCAATAAAGCTCCTTCAGCTTTCCCGTCTTGAGCTACAGGATGTTGTTCGCCAGGAACTCGAGGAGAATCCGCTTCTGGATGAAGTCCCTGAGGCTGAAGAAACAAAAGAGGTTGAGCAGCTTGAACTGAGTGAAAAGGAACCTGAACCCGAAGTATCCGTCACTGAATTTCAAGAAGTGACTGCCGGTGCGGAAACTCGGGAAATGGACTGGGAATCCTATCTGGACGGTTATAATTATAGTGCTGGCGAACAATACTATGACGACGAGGAAAGGCCTTCATTTGAAAATTTGCTGACAAAGAAGAGTACGCTGTCCGATCACCTCATGTGGCAATTGAGCCTGACCCGGCTTTCCGACGAGGAGATGCAGGTAGGTACTGAAATTATCGGTAATATAGATGAGGATGGTTATTTTCGTGCTTCTCTTGCCGAAGTAGCCACTGTCTGCGGAACCAATGAGTCTGCTGTCGAAACCGTATTGAGGCGAGTCCAGGAGTTTGATCCTCCAGGGGTCGCTGCCCGTGACCTGGGAGAATGCCTCCTGCTTCAGGTCAAGGTATTGGGTATTGGTGGGAGTCTGGTCGAGTCCCTTTTAACCCATCATCTCAAGGATCTGGAAGCGCGTAAATACAAACAGGCAGCAAGGGCTCTGGGAGTTGACGTCAATGACGTACTTACGGCAACGAGAATCATAGCCGGCCTGGACCCGAAGCCTGGCAGGATGTTTGGGCAGGACGATGTCCAGTACATCTCGGCCGACATCTTCGTTTACAAGATTGGTGAAGAGTACGTTGTCATGTTGAACGATGAAGGTCTGCCCAACCTGCGCATCAACCCCCTTTATTATAGTGAAGGAAAGGCCGGTTTAAATGCAGACGCCAAGGCTGAGGAGTACATCAACGACAAGATGCGTTCTGCCCTGTGGCTTATCAAGAGCATTCAGCAGCGGCAGCGCACCGTGTATAAGGTGGCAAAGAGTCTGGTGAAATTCCAACGGGATTTCCTCGACCGGGGCATTGAGCATTTGCGGCCACTGGTGTTGCGGGACATTGCAGAAGACATCGGAATGCACGAATCAACCATCAGCCGTGTGACAACCAACAAATATATGCAGACGCCACAAGGGCTTTATGAACTCAAATACTTCTTCAACAGTGGCATATCCACCAATGAAGGTGATTTTATCGCTTCCGAAAGTGTGAAGAACAAGATCAGGGAAATAGTGGATGCGGAGGACCAGCGGAAGCCCTACAGCGACCAGCGTCTTGCCGAGCTTCTGGCTGCTCATAATATAAACATTGCCAGGCGTACCGTCACAAAATACAGGGAAATGTTGCGTATCGGCTCATCTTCCGAAAGAAAAAGACATTTTTAG
- the hprK gene encoding HPr(Ser) kinase/phosphatase has product MNTISLSIKDLLDDKVYGLDLKLFAGEKGLSHRLYSSRIQKPGLALTGYTEHLHPDRLQVLGNTEISYLRQIPEESAIVYIEKLCTFPISCFIVTKGLNPPAFLKKAAENAGIPLLGTPHQSSTFISLITKFLEESLLPTTHIHGVLVDVLGVGVLLLGKSGIGKSECALDLVIRGHRLVADDIIHVKKKMPAALVGQAAETIQYHMEIRGLGIINIKDLYGVSSIREKKIIDMVLELVEWDPDQEYDRLGIDDRVYTILGVELPHLMIPVRPGRNLTSIIEVAARNFLLKGMGYYSARDFHEKLLARMEVRPLGNEVE; this is encoded by the coding sequence TTGAATACCATCAGTCTTTCCATTAAGGACCTTTTGGACGACAAGGTTTACGGTCTGGACTTGAAGCTGTTTGCGGGTGAAAAAGGTCTTTCCCACCGGCTGTATAGTTCGCGTATTCAAAAGCCCGGCCTGGCTTTGACCGGCTATACTGAGCATCTCCATCCCGACCGCCTCCAGGTCCTCGGCAATACGGAGATTTCATATCTCAGGCAGATTCCAGAGGAATCTGCCATCGTTTACATCGAGAAACTCTGTACCTTTCCCATCTCCTGTTTTATTGTCACGAAAGGACTTAATCCTCCCGCATTTCTAAAAAAAGCAGCAGAGAATGCCGGTATTCCATTGCTGGGTACTCCCCATCAATCTTCCACTTTCATTTCCCTGATAACCAAATTTCTTGAAGAAAGCCTTCTGCCAACTACTCATATTCATGGCGTTCTGGTAGACGTGCTTGGGGTAGGCGTTCTCCTCTTGGGCAAGAGTGGCATAGGCAAGAGCGAATGTGCACTGGATCTTGTCATTCGCGGACATCGATTGGTGGCTGACGACATCATCCATGTGAAAAAGAAGATGCCTGCCGCTCTCGTGGGGCAAGCTGCGGAAACCATCCAGTATCACATGGAAATCCGGGGCTTGGGCATCATCAATATCAAAGACCTTTATGGAGTTTCCTCTATCAGGGAAAAAAAGATCATCGATATGGTTCTCGAGCTGGTTGAATGGGATCCCGACCAGGAATACGACAGACTGGGAATCGATGACCGGGTTTATACAATTCTTGGTGTCGAGCTACCCCATTTGATGATACCTGTCCGTCCCGGGCGAAATCTAACTTCCATTATCGAAGTGGCTGCCAGAAATTTCCTGCTTAAGGGGATGGGCTACTATTCCGCCAGGGATTTTCACGAAAAGCTTCTTGCCCGCATGGAAGTCAGACCGCTGGGCAATGAGGTGGAATGA
- the lptA gene encoding lipopolysaccharide transport periplasmic protein LptA, which produces MINKISSAFTILLVLTATVFASGLSGSLRSNQPIKIKSDELFTDTANRTATFVGKVSARQGDLIIYSEKLIIKYSEKDQDVDSVEASGNVRVIQGDRQATAGHAVYDNKAGKIVFDVSPKVFQGNNIVSGKVITYFVEEQRSVVTGGGNGADARVEAEIHPRGRGKDGNSKP; this is translated from the coding sequence GTGATCAATAAAATCAGCAGTGCATTTACCATATTGCTGGTGCTGACGGCTACCGTGTTTGCATCGGGTCTTTCGGGTAGCCTCAGAAGCAATCAGCCCATCAAGATAAAGTCCGACGAGCTTTTTACCGATACGGCCAACAGGACCGCCACATTTGTCGGCAAGGTTTCGGCACGACAAGGGGACCTCATTATCTATTCCGAAAAGCTAATTATAAAATATTCGGAAAAAGATCAGGATGTTGATAGTGTCGAGGCGAGTGGCAACGTAAGGGTGATCCAGGGGGACAGGCAGGCTACGGCAGGGCATGCGGTTTATGATAACAAGGCCGGTAAGATAGTGTTCGATGTGTCGCCCAAGGTTTTTCAAGGGAATAATATCGTCTCCGGCAAGGTAATCACTTATTTCGTTGAAGAACAGAGAAGTGTGGTGACCGGTGGTGGAAATGGCGCTGATGCACGGGTAGAAGCTGAGATTCATCCTAGGGGCAGAGGGAAAGATGGCAACTCAAAGCCCTGA
- a CDS encoding KpsF/GutQ family sugar-phosphate isomerase codes for MSILEAAKNVFRIEAEALLALAEGVNGDFEKAVRLILSSRGRVVVTGMGKSGLIGQKIASTLASTGTPAFFLHPAEGIHGDLGMIIKGDVVIAISNSGETEEVVRILPIIKRLGADIVAMTGNPSSTLAKSGDVFLDISVKEEACPLGLAPTASTTATLAMGDALAVALLLERGFKAEDFALFHPGGALGKKLILKVEDIMHQGNEVPLVKVGTLMREALFVITSKGLGITGVVDETGAMAGVITDGDLRRALEKGLDIINLPVDDLMSMSPKRIRRTEMAAKALQQMEQFSITSLFVFEDRGSIPVGIIHLHDLLKSGIA; via the coding sequence ATGAGTATTTTGGAAGCAGCAAAAAATGTATTCCGGATTGAGGCTGAGGCCCTGCTCGCTCTGGCTGAAGGCGTCAACGGTGATTTTGAAAAGGCGGTAAGGCTGATCCTCTCTTCCCGCGGCCGGGTTGTCGTTACCGGTATGGGCAAGTCCGGACTCATCGGCCAGAAGATTGCATCCACCCTGGCTTCCACCGGCACCCCCGCTTTTTTTCTCCATCCGGCAGAGGGGATTCATGGTGACCTGGGTATGATCATCAAAGGAGATGTGGTCATAGCCATTTCAAACAGTGGCGAGACGGAAGAGGTTGTGCGCATCCTGCCGATCATCAAGCGTCTCGGTGCAGATATCGTGGCCATGACCGGTAACCCGTCGTCAACACTGGCCAAGTCGGGGGATGTTTTTCTCGATATTTCGGTTAAAGAGGAAGCCTGTCCGCTGGGATTGGCGCCTACCGCTTCCACTACTGCTACCCTGGCCATGGGGGATGCACTTGCTGTGGCCCTTCTTCTTGAGCGGGGCTTCAAAGCGGAGGATTTTGCCCTTTTCCATCCGGGCGGCGCGTTGGGGAAAAAGCTGATCCTCAAGGTGGAAGACATCATGCACCAGGGAAATGAAGTTCCACTGGTGAAAGTGGGAACGCTTATGCGGGAGGCATTGTTCGTCATCACGTCGAAAGGCCTTGGCATTACAGGCGTTGTCGACGAGACCGGAGCCATGGCTGGCGTCATTACCGACGGAGACTTGCGGCGTGCCCTGGAAAAAGGACTCGATATCATTAACCTTCCCGTGGACGACCTCATGTCCATGAGTCCCAAACGTATCAGGCGCACGGAAATGGCCGCCAAGGCGCTCCAACAGATGGAGCAGTTCTCCATTACCTCACTTTTTGTCTTTGAGGATAGGGGCTCAATCCCGGTGGGGATCATTCATCTTCATGACCTGCTGAAGTCAGGAATCGCCTAG
- the rapZ gene encoding RNase adapter RapZ: MRILIITGLSGSGKSTAVRALEDEGFFCQDNLPVALFPTFVDLVDNAKERIRDVALVMDIRGRDFNKGFEKVFQEITEAGHLVDILFFDATDEVIIRRFSETRRRHPAIDSGSVPEGIRSERQQLAGLRSFATQIIDTSELNVHQLKDLVISLVKGGEGGREMTVHLQSFGYRFGLPLESDLVMDVRFLPNPYFIPELKEFSGLDPKVRAYVLKHDETGEFLTKFKELLEFLLPGYKREGKSYLTISIGCTGGRHRSVVIAEEIRDFFKRKQLNLKVSHRDMEKG, from the coding sequence ATGCGCATTCTTATCATTACAGGCCTTTCAGGTTCCGGTAAATCCACCGCTGTTCGTGCTCTTGAAGATGAGGGTTTTTTCTGCCAGGACAATCTGCCCGTAGCTCTTTTTCCCACGTTTGTCGATCTTGTGGACAATGCCAAGGAGCGGATACGGGATGTGGCGCTGGTGATGGATATCCGCGGCAGGGACTTTAACAAGGGATTTGAGAAGGTATTCCAGGAGATAACTGAAGCAGGCCATCTGGTGGATATCCTCTTCTTTGACGCGACGGACGAAGTGATTATAAGACGCTTTTCCGAGACAAGGAGGCGTCATCCCGCCATTGACAGCGGCTCGGTGCCGGAAGGAATCCGCTCCGAGCGGCAGCAACTTGCCGGCTTACGCAGCTTCGCCACCCAGATCATCGATACCTCTGAGCTAAACGTCCACCAGTTGAAGGACCTTGTCATATCCCTGGTCAAGGGAGGCGAAGGGGGCCGTGAGATGACCGTACACCTTCAATCCTTCGGCTATCGCTTCGGCCTTCCCCTTGAATCCGATCTGGTCATGGATGTGCGTTTTCTGCCTAATCCGTACTTCATTCCTGAGCTTAAGGAATTCTCCGGGCTAGATCCCAAAGTAAGGGCATACGTGTTGAAACATGATGAAACCGGGGAATTTCTGACGAAGTTCAAAGAACTGCTGGAATTTCTTCTGCCCGGTTACAAGCGTGAAGGCAAATCCTACCTGACCATTTCCATCGGTTGCACTGGGGGCAGGCACAGGTCGGTGGTCATCGCTGAAGAAATAAGAGATTTTTTTAAAAGAAAACAATTGAACCTGAAAGTTTCCCATCGGGATATGGAAAAGGGCTAG